One genomic region from Oscillospiraceae bacterium encodes:
- a CDS encoding tRNA threonylcarbamoyladenosine dehydratase, which translates to MIINNNALPDFSRTELLLGAGSLRTLSAARVFVFGIGGVGSYCAEALARAGIGNLVFIDSDTVESSNINRQLIALTSTVGKYKAELMKSRALDINPDACVTAICKFFNAENAGEFDLSGADYIVDAIDSVPSKLLLIETAKKSGIPIISCMGAGNKLDPTKFVVSDIENTAVCPLAKVIRKALRERGITGVKVVYSTEPPKKQNFSAQVKPLTASAPFVPGVAGLIIAGEVIKDICSIKEN; encoded by the coding sequence ATGATTATAAATAATAACGCATTACCGGATTTTTCAAGAACCGAGCTTCTTTTAGGAGCCGGATCGTTGAGAACGCTCTCCGCCGCTAGAGTTTTCGTATTCGGCATAGGCGGGGTCGGATCGTATTGCGCCGAGGCTCTTGCCCGTGCGGGAATCGGAAACCTAGTGTTTATCGACAGCGATACTGTTGAGAGCTCAAATATAAACCGTCAGCTCATCGCGCTTACCTCCACGGTCGGAAAATATAAAGCCGAGCTGATGAAAAGCCGCGCACTCGATATAAATCCGGACGCATGTGTTACTGCCATATGTAAATTTTTCAACGCGGAAAACGCCGGAGAGTTTGATCTTTCCGGCGCTGATTATATAGTTGATGCTATCGACAGTGTTCCTTCAAAGCTATTGCTGATCGAAACCGCAAAAAAATCGGGTATCCCGATTATCAGCTGTATGGGAGCGGGAAACAAGCTTGATCCGACGAAATTCGTTGTCTCGGATATTGAAAATACCGCCGTGTGTCCTCTGGCCAAGGTGATCAGAAAAGCTCTCCGAGAACGCGGAATAACCGGTGTCAAGGTAGTTTATTCGACCGAACCGCCAAAAAAGCAGAACTTTTCCGCTCAGGTTAAGCCACTGACCGCAAGTGCGCCATTTGTCCCCGGTGTAGCGGGGCTTATAATTGCAGGAGAAGTAATAAAGGATATCTGCTCTATCAAAGAGAATTAG
- a CDS encoding folate family ECF transporter S component has translation MQNISPTPRISKASQSRVLLRKITLSAVFLALALVSKLFLSISLPMLGANGMRIGFAGIFTAFPAILFGPFYGGAVSALSDLLGAMIKPDGAYIPWLTLTAFCGGFIKGLLWRLLTKKEKYKPAFSRSAVGAVLAVLVVFGFSTQLSLKSDGISNSFFAVKDNLPTRGTLEDKNIGFLSSVAVSLAKYNNDTITLSSAPDTAEITIPSFVTVDGYQSAVTKLDKDAFSNNTSLDRITIPAQIKTIPNGIFSGIDGLVIYGKAGSEAQKFANNAGIEFVKIDNQPDFTSILSSSSYEADGFVFKSSDTFRKYLAGYINLITVGFEAAALLGGLIILIDCIIKSKRRSSILSSGNPADNANGFEFLRIFICVVCAGVFVTTINTEILRIFLPAWVGREFLILLLPRIAEEIVINLVHAYFIAILYGVYKIRILKSKGSDNI, from the coding sequence ATGCAAAATATTTCACCAACCCCCAGAATTTCCAAAGCATCGCAAAGCCGCGTACTGTTGCGCAAAATCACTCTTTCGGCTGTTTTTCTCGCTCTCGCGCTGGTCTCAAAGTTGTTTCTTTCCATTTCGCTTCCTATGTTGGGAGCCAATGGAATGCGTATCGGCTTTGCCGGCATTTTTACTGCTTTCCCGGCAATATTGTTCGGACCGTTTTACGGCGGCGCCGTGTCAGCGCTGTCGGATTTATTGGGTGCAATGATTAAGCCGGACGGAGCTTATATTCCGTGGCTCACTCTAACCGCATTTTGCGGAGGATTTATTAAAGGTCTGTTATGGCGTCTTTTAACAAAAAAGGAAAAATACAAGCCTGCTTTTTCCCGCTCAGCGGTCGGAGCTGTCCTCGCTGTGCTTGTAGTATTCGGTTTTTCAACACAGCTTTCTTTAAAATCAGATGGAATTTCCAATAGCTTTTTTGCGGTAAAAGATAATTTACCCACACGCGGAACGCTTGAGGATAAGAATATCGGATTTTTATCTTCAGTTGCAGTTTCTCTTGCAAAATACAACAATGATACGATAACTCTTTCATCGGCTCCGGATACAGCCGAAATTACTATACCGTCTTTTGTAACGGTCGACGGTTATCAATCCGCCGTAACCAAGCTTGACAAAGATGCTTTTTCGAATAATACAAGCCTTGATAGGATAACGATTCCGGCTCAGATTAAAACAATTCCAAATGGTATTTTTTCTGGCATCGATGGACTTGTAATTTACGGTAAAGCCGGTTCCGAAGCCCAAAAATTTGCCAATAATGCCGGCATTGAATTTGTAAAAATCGATAATCAACCTGATTTTACATCAATATTAAGCTCAAGTTCATATGAAGCCGACGGATTCGTCTTCAAATCAAGCGATACCTTCAGAAAGTATCTTGCCGGTTATATTAATTTGATAACGGTCGGATTCGAAGCCGCCGCGCTTTTAGGCGGACTGATAATTCTGATTGATTGTATTATCAAATCCAAACGCCGCTCCAGCATATTGTCAAGCGGAAACCCGGCAGACAACGCAAACGGATTTGAATTCTTAAGAATTTTTATCTGTGTGGTATGCGCCGGTGTGTTTGTCACAACAATAAATACGGAAATACTGCGTATTTTCCTTCCCGCTTGGGTTGGCAGAGAATTTTTGATTTTATTGCTGCCACGAATCGCCGAAGAAATTGTGATTAACCTTGTACACGCATATTTTATAGCAATTCTATATGGAGTATATAAGATAAGAATATTAAAAAGCAAAGGATCCGACAATATATAA
- a CDS encoding 2-isopropylmalate synthase, producing the protein MIEFSKKTNVLEQDTYKYTLQDVAEPNLFREIYPYTEVPKVPFNFRRVPMETPEKLWITDTTFRDGQQSLKPYSVEQIVKIYDMLHRLSGPNGIIKQTEFFVYSKKDREALEKCMELGYEFPEITTWIRANKNDFKLVKDIGIKETGILVSCSDYHIFKKLGLTRQQAMTHYLFVIHDALEAGLSPRCHFEDITRADFYGFVVPFANALMDLSRQSKIPVKIRACDTMGYGVTYPGASLPRSVPGIIYGLKHYSDVPSELIEWHGHNDFYKGVTNAAYAWLYGACAVNCSLLGIGERTGNVPLEAMVFEYASIRGTTDGMDTRVITEIADYYKKEIGYEIPVMTPFVGEHFNLTKAGIHADGLLKDEEIYNIFDTRAILNRPASVAISNTSGAAGIAYWLNNYFAILEESRIDKKAAVVERMKAAIDSEYENGRQTVMSNEELVSIARTSDIEGIIPSED; encoded by the coding sequence ATGATAGAATTTTCAAAAAAGACGAATGTATTGGAGCAGGATACATATAAATACACTCTGCAGGATGTTGCCGAGCCGAACCTTTTCAGAGAAATTTACCCATACACTGAGGTTCCGAAGGTGCCCTTCAATTTTCGTCGCGTCCCGATGGAAACGCCGGAAAAGCTCTGGATCACGGATACTACATTCCGTGACGGTCAGCAGTCATTAAAGCCTTATTCAGTAGAACAGATTGTTAAAATATACGACATGCTTCACCGGCTCAGCGGACCCAACGGCATTATCAAACAAACAGAATTTTTTGTTTACAGCAAAAAAGACCGTGAAGCGCTTGAAAAATGTATGGAACTCGGATATGAATTTCCGGAGATAACAACATGGATCAGAGCGAACAAGAATGACTTTAAGCTTGTAAAAGATATTGGCATAAAAGAGACAGGCATCCTTGTCAGCTGTTCGGATTATCATATATTCAAAAAGCTCGGACTTACTCGTCAGCAGGCTATGACACATTACCTGTTTGTTATCCATGACGCTCTTGAGGCCGGATTATCTCCGAGATGTCATTTTGAAGATATCACACGGGCTGATTTTTACGGCTTCGTCGTGCCCTTTGCAAATGCGCTAATGGATCTTTCGCGTCAGTCAAAAATCCCAGTCAAAATCCGCGCGTGCGACACCATGGGCTACGGTGTGACATATCCAGGCGCGTCATTGCCACGCAGCGTACCCGGAATAATATACGGACTTAAGCATTATTCCGACGTTCCTTCGGAGCTTATTGAATGGCACGGACATAACGATTTTTACAAAGGTGTGACCAATGCTGCATACGCATGGCTCTACGGAGCATGCGCGGTTAACTGTTCACTGCTTGGGATCGGTGAACGTACTGGCAACGTACCGCTGGAGGCAATGGTATTTGAATATGCTTCAATTCGCGGAACCACCGACGGAATGGATACGCGCGTAATAACTGAAATCGCAGATTATTATAAAAAAGAAATCGGATATGAAATACCTGTAATGACTCCTTTTGTGGGCGAGCATTTCAATCTCACAAAGGCGGGCATACATGCGGACGGTCTGTTAAAGGATGAAGAAATATATAACATCTTCGACACCAGAGCGATCCTTAATCGTCCCGCTTCCGTTGCTATTTCCAATACTTCCGGAGCAGCCGGAATTGCATATTGGCTTAATAATTATTTCGCCATTCTGGAAGAATCCCGTATTGATAAAAAGGCTGCCGTTGTTGAAAGAATGAAAGCTGCCATTGACAGCGAATACGAAAACGGGCGCCAAACAGTAATGAGCAATGAAGAATTGGTTTCTATCGCCAGGACATCTGACATCGAAGGAATAATTCCTTCGGAGGATTAA
- a CDS encoding GntR family transcriptional regulator, translated as MKFIGNTNTNSLFNAVYTELRDAILEGTLVPGESLIETKISQELGVSRTPVREAIRQLEHDELVRTIPNKGAVVIGISVADIDDMYTIRIFTEGLAAEWATEHISDNEIEQLREIVELQEFYAVKNDYIQVWQLDGRFHTIIYDACKSRILKHVLSNFHSYVARARELSFKTEQRTALSVEEHRLIYEAMRARDGAGAKKLTEQHLINAKKSVLESIKDINA; from the coding sequence ATGAAGTTCATTGGGAACACTAACACTAATTCTCTGTTCAACGCCGTTTATACGGAGCTTCGGGATGCGATTCTCGAAGGAACGCTTGTTCCCGGAGAAAGTCTGATAGAAACAAAAATTTCGCAGGAGCTTGGCGTGAGCCGGACTCCCGTAAGAGAGGCAATCCGTCAGCTTGAGCATGATGAGCTTGTGAGAACCATACCTAACAAGGGCGCCGTGGTGATAGGAATATCCGTTGCTGATATAGATGATATGTATACTATTCGTATTTTTACGGAAGGACTTGCCGCGGAATGGGCGACCGAGCATATCAGCGACAATGAGATAGAGCAGCTTAGAGAAATCGTGGAGCTTCAGGAATTTTATGCAGTAAAAAATGATTATATTCAGGTATGGCAGCTCGATGGAAGATTTCATACTATAATATACGACGCATGTAAAAGCAGAATCCTAAAGCATGTTTTATCAAATTTTCATAGTTATGTCGCCCGTGCCCGGGAGCTTTCGTTTAAAACAGAACAGCGTACAGCCTTATCTGTTGAGGAGCATCGGCTCATATATGAAGCGATGCGGGCAAGAGATGGAGCCGGCGCTAAAAAGCTCACCGAACAGCATTTAATAAATGCAAAGAAAAGCGTACTTGAATCAATCAAAGATATAAATGCCTGA
- a CDS encoding GntR family transcriptional regulator — MFVIDYTSKAPIFEQIKTQILSFVSCGALKPGDRLPSIRMISSELSINFNTVKKVFSDLERDGVIITVIGSGSFIAKGAVRNHAAIKNATAALTEAAAVAKAAGINEDEATKIINHVYKTEEGNK; from the coding sequence GTGTTTGTAATCGATTATACAAGCAAGGCACCCATATTTGAGCAAATTAAGACGCAAATACTTTCGTTTGTCTCCTGCGGAGCATTAAAACCGGGAGACAGGCTGCCTTCGATAAGGATGATATCTTCTGAACTTAGTATTAATTTCAACACGGTTAAAAAAGTGTTTTCCGATCTTGAAAGAGACGGAGTGATTATAACCGTGATCGGCAGCGGGAGCTTCATTGCAAAAGGAGCGGTCAGAAATCACGCGGCAATAAAAAACGCGACGGCTGCTTTGACAGAGGCCGCTGCTGTCGCAAAAGCAGCGGGTATCAATGAGGACGAAGCAACGAAAATCATTAACCATGTATATAAAACTGAGGAGGGTAATAAATGA
- a CDS encoding ATP-binding cassette domain-containing protein has translation MIRVNGVSKIFDGVPALDGITLSVNDSSVYGLIGYNGAGKTTLLNLASGLYKPDGGKIEIDSSGGIRSPFNCPEAMREMFYVTDDFYFLPNCVLDDMSDSCQRIDNGVYGRYRGISYCRVS, from the coding sequence ATGATTAGAGTTAACGGAGTATCCAAGATATTTGACGGCGTTCCGGCTCTTGATGGAATAACTCTTTCTGTCAATGATTCGTCGGTGTATGGGCTTATTGGATACAATGGAGCGGGGAAGACCACACTTTTAAATTTGGCAAGCGGCTTATACAAGCCGGACGGAGGAAAGATCGAAATTGATTCTTCGGGAGGTATCCGAAGCCCGTTTAATTGCCCGGAGGCAATGAGGGAGATGTTTTATGTGACGGATGATTTTTATTTTCTGCCAAATTGCGTGCTTGATGATATGTCGGACTCTTGTCAGCGGATTGATAACGGAGTATATGGCCGATACCGGGGCATCAGTTATTGTCGCGTCTCATAA